In Heliomicrobium gestii, the sequence TCTGGGTCTTCGCCTTGCTCGCTGGCGTCACCCGCACCCGGATCTGGTTGCCCCAGGCGCCCGGGTTGGCGGCTTGAATATGCAGCACCGACTTGTCGGGCGTGGCATTGGTCGCCATTTTGGCGTCGCCCGGGGCGACACGCATGATATAGGCCCGGGAACCGCCGTTTTGAAAGAAGTGATCGACCGCATAGGCCAGGAAACGATAGGGACCGCAGGCATTCTCCGATAGATAGGAGCCGTACTGGCGCTGAAAATCGGCAAAACTGGTCACGAGTTGCGGCAATCCCGCCGTGGGGCCTTTCTGCGCCACGCCAAGGAATCCAGCGGTGCTGGTGCTTACATCCGCCAAGGCTGGCGATCCGCTGTCAAACTCCTCCACATACACGCCAGGAGATAGATATTCCGGCATACCCGCCCGGTTTCAAATCAATGAAACCAGTTCCCCCTTTCGTACACTTTTTGAACCGATTAACCGGCCTGAGGCCGGAGGGTTCCAAGGCCAAGGAATAGACAAGCCTCACCGGCAATATCAACCGGTGAGGCTTGCTGTCAAAAGTACCTACGATGTCAAAACCGCCATTCCGGTTTGATTCGTTGCTTCGTCACCGGCAGAAATTCACTGCCAGTCAAGAGAGGGATTCGGTTATGGATTTACACAGTTTGATTGTGCCCCCGTCCTCTAATGTGACCTTTTCGCTGATCACCTGCTGCCCGTACTTCAACTCGATTTGCCCTTCAAATCGCCGGACGCTGGGATGGCGAAAATAGACGACGACCTCGCCTCGCTGATCGGTTCTTGTCTCTACACAAGGCAGCAGCAAGGCGCCGGGACCATAACTGTGTGAAAAAGGCTGATAAAAGGTTATGGAGCGATTGTCCCGAAGGTACCCTTTCACCTGATTGTATTCCTCGCATCCATCTTCCTTGGACCGGAGCAAGTATATGTCCCCTGGAATGATCCGTCCCAACACATGCATGAGGCGATACTCGATTGTACCGCTTCGTTCTTCACCGTTTCCATTCGCAGGAACCAATCGGGCCCGCGCACCGTTTCCGGAAAGCACGGTGCCGCGAACACCAACATCAGGAATCGCTTGCCCTGCCACATCAACCACTCGGGCGCGAAGGAGGGTCGCCCCTGATGGAAAGGAGTAGTTCGGCGCTGGTTTTAACAGCAATGACACGACAGGATGTTTCGGATCAAGCGAGCCGACGGTAATTTGCGTCTGGCAATGGAGGTAATGCGTTGAACGGACCTCCAATTCATAGGAGCCGTCGGGAAGATTGGTAAAGACATATTGTCCGGCCGACTTAGCGATGGCGTTGACCGGATACCCCTGTAAAAGGACCTTGATATCTCCTTGAGCGGGCGGTTCGGCAGTGAAATCGTCGAGCAATTCGACGACCACCGAGACTGGCGCGCCCAGTCGCATTGTCAATGTTCGCATTTGTAACACCCCTACATCACCCTGGCGGTATCTCCCGATTGCGCCGTATCCAGATAGATCGGACCGACGGTATAGCTGACAGATGGTTTGAAGGTTACGTCGGCGAAACTCCACAGCTTGGCAATCTCTTCAAAGGACAGGGGATCAAGGGTGATATGCAATTCCTCCCCGTTTTCGGCCAGCGTGCCTGTCAATGCCGAAGATTTCAGCAGGGATTGCTGGTGCATCACCTGCATGGCTTTGCCGAGAATTGTCGCTTCGTCTATTGCCCGGTTCATGAGATCCACTGTCGAAAAAGCAGTCAACATAAAACGCAGATACACCTTCAACGGTTGCAACCGCATGCCGACTGACGGCATGTAGGACTCTCTGGCCTCCTTCACCTCGTACAGAAATAAGGCGAGTCGGAAGTCACCTTTCTCGTAGGGCGAACAAAAACCGATCATCTCTGGCTTGGGAATCGGATCAGGAGTCAGGTTTTCCCGTAACAGCTTCAGCAGTGTGTTGGCGGTGTCGGCGAAGACCGTATAGTTTCCGATAAGCGCCACCTCCTTCTCAATAGCCCAGATAGGTCAGGGGTTCGGCGACCATCAGTTTCCCCATCTTGTGCATTTCCTGCCTGGCAGCCTGGATGATCTCTTTCATCCCGATCGGTTCTCCCCGTTCCGCTGCCAAAAAGGCGGCGGCGATGACGATATTTTTGATGTTCCCCCCGGCGATGTCAAATTGACTGGCCAAGAACTCGAAATCCACATCCCGTCCAATCGGCGTCTCGGGGGTAAACATCGAACGCCAGATCCGTTCTCGCTGTTCGGCGTCTGGAAAAGGGAAATCAATGATATAGGTAAAGCGTCGCAAAAAGGCTTCATCAATGTGCTTGGATAGGTTCGTGGCCAGTATGGATATGCCATCATACTCTTCTGCCTTCTGAAGCAAAAAGGCGGACTGGATGTTGGCATAGCGGTCATGGGAATCCTTGACCTCAGAGCGTTTGCCAAACAAGGCGTCACACTCATCGAAAAAGAGGATCGCATTGCTTGCCCGGGCTTCCTGGTAGACCTGACGGAGGTTTTTCTCGGTCTCACCGATATACTTGCTGACGACCTGAGATAGGTCGATTTTGTACAGTTCCAACTGAAGTTCCCGGGCGATGATCTGGGCCGTCATCGTCTTGCCCGTGCCGGGAGGGCCGGCGAAGAGCATGCTCAACCCTTTGCCATAGGGGAGTTTCTTTTCGTACCCCCAACGTCCATAAACGATGTGGCGGTAACGCACATGATTGCAGGCGCTTTGCAGTTGAGCCTTCTGACTTTCCGGCAAGACCAGATCATCCCAACGGTATTTCCCTCGAATCGGCGTTGCCTTGTCAGCCAATCGATGCTCGCTGATCGCCAAACAAGCCTTGTACAGTTCCTTTTGTCCGATTAGGGGCGAATTGGCATCAGCGAGCACCTGGGCCGCTGTCAGCGCCTCACGGATCTGTCCAGGGGTGAAGCGAAACTTGCCAGCCAGGTCCCCCCAGAGGACCGGCGCATCAAATCGATTCCCGCTGGACACAGCCATTGCCTCCCAGATTTTCTCCCGTTCACCCAGGCTGGGCACATCCAGTTCCAGTTCGATCAGCGGCCTGTCCGCCTGGAGACCAGGCGCCTTACGAAAACGCTCACCCAGAAGAAACAATTGACCAGGGTATTCCGCTACCTGGGCCAGCAAATCCGCCAGACGCCCCTGGACGGCGCCCCCCTCTCTATCGGGACCTTCCATCTCCTCAAAGAAGACATCGAAATCACTTACGCAAAGAATCGCATCCCGCAGGACGGACTCACGGACGATACGTGTCATACAATCACTAAAAGATTCGGAGGGCTGGCGCAACAACCCTTTTCCCTGGGCGATCAGGAGCGGTTTTTTCAGGTAATCGGCTAGATGCCGAAGATGAAGCAATTTTCCCGACCCTGGCGGTCCCCAAAGATAGACGATGGTGTTTACTTTCGCCTTTTTTTCTGGTTCACCGTCCCCACACTTTTGGGCGAGACACCGAAGTCGCTCCTGAACCTCTTGCCCAGTCAATAAGGGCTCTGGTTCTGTCTCCGGCTGAAAAAGGCGAACCATCGATTCAATCGGCCGGTCCAAGCGATCACATCCCAAGAGAAAAGCGAAAATACGCTCATCCAGACGCAAGGCGTGTTTTACAATGCCCCCTGTTCCATTGCCTTCCATTTGCAGGATGCGACGCTGAAATAGCTTTGCCCCGGGCAGCAGCGCTGTCAGGAGGGAATGGCGACATCTCTCGGTAGAACAAAGGAATTGAAGCGCCAGATCCGCGGTGGGATGTTTGCAGTTGATATCATCGTGAAAATAGGCGTAGATCTTTTCAACAGCGGGGTTATATTCTACGGCCAGGCAAAGCAGGATCACTTGCTCTTCCATGACCGTTAGGTTATAGGCTTGGGTCAATCGATCCAGGGGAAGGTTGACGCCCTTCTCTCGACTGCGTTCTCGCCGAGACTGGATCCTTTTTCCCAAAAGTCGGATCTGCTCATTCAGCCAACGGACTTCCAGGTGCCCGTCATTCAGGCCACTGTTTTCTCCACAGTCCGAGGAGAAGACATTCATCCCGTTATGTTGAGCATCAAAGCGGGGATCATTCTGACCAAGCAATATTTCAACTTCTTCTTCCGAGATGACCAGTCCCTTAAACTGGTTCGAAACGCTGTTCATCTGCCTGGCTTGGCGAATGCGCAACAACCTGCGCATTCGCAGCTTTATCCGCTCCAGTTCTTCTTGGATATGAAACCATCCGTCCGGATAGGCTTGACCGGAGAGACTGGCATCACCAACAGTTGCATCTTCGATGGTCACATCGGGCTCGGTCAGAATTCGAACAGGCTGAATCGGGAACTCCGATACCGACAGGTCGACCACTTGCTGAGGCCCATCTCCATCTGCTGTATGGAAAGACTCTCCCTCCAGCAGCAACGAATACAACGTTGCCGCCGCTTCATGCGCCGGATCCATCTCCAATGCCATACGCGCGTACTTCCGCGCCCCTTGCAAATCATGAAGGCGGCTACAGCAGTGGGCCCACTGGCAATACAAATCGGCTGAGCAAAGCCCACCATCTAGGGCATACTGAAAAAAACGAATGCCATCGGCA encodes:
- a CDS encoding DUF4255 domain-containing protein, which encodes MALIGNYTVFADTANTLLKLLRENLTPDPIPKPEMIGFCSPYEKGDFRLALFLYEVKEARESYMPSVGMRLQPLKVYLRFMLTAFSTVDLMNRAIDEATILGKAMQVMHQQSLLKSSALTGTLAENGEELHITLDPLSFEEIAKLWSFADVTFKPSVSYTVGPIYLDTAQSGDTARVM
- a CDS encoding SAM-dependent methyltransferase, whose amino-acid sequence is MMKDSMKKSDHSSILLEEPTPFSQSSLWKLQRQYFAERGIKAWQEGEVPHYITCNPVIAKAYGEIILAYLKDQKWECNCADEPIYILELGAGSGRLAYHILKHLDSYRQYIPDIPAFCYILSDFSEQTVEFWRNHPQFAPYIQQGCLDIAVFDAEKDTEISLMFSDRRLGIGNLRYPPVVIANYFFDTIPQDLFRIQEGQLYACQVSLAGPPNYDKLSTAELLEKLGISYQYQPIEDPPYEDQALLELLTTYREQLRNAHVLVPSIALECLNRIKSFSEKGLLLLTADKGYHRLSDLEGTTTPYRANHGSFSLAVNYDAFVRYFERQGALSFFLTHAHHSLNVGMVLNVPEPSRYVKTRQAFSQYVEQFGPEDFFNLKKHFEKHIDTMGLRHILAYVRLSNYDARFFKQCLRRLSSLAPSSSPQEREDLRRLIEQVWTGYFHIGESQDLAFESGLLLEQMGYCADGIRFFQYALDGGLCSADLYCQWAHCCSRLHDLQGARKYARMALEMDPAHEAAATLYSLLLEGESFHTADGDGPQQVVDLSVSEFPIQPVRILTEPDVTIEDATVGDASLSGQAYPDGWFHIQEELERIKLRMRRLLRIRQARQMNSVSNQFKGLVISEEEVEILLGQNDPRFDAQHNGMNVFSSDCGENSGLNDGHLEVRWLNEQIRLLGKRIQSRRERSREKGVNLPLDRLTQAYNLTVMEEQVILLCLAVEYNPAVEKIYAYFHDDINCKHPTADLALQFLCSTERCRHSLLTALLPGAKLFQRRILQMEGNGTGGIVKHALRLDERIFAFLLGCDRLDRPIESMVRLFQPETEPEPLLTGQEVQERLRCLAQKCGDGEPEKKAKVNTIVYLWGPPGSGKLLHLRHLADYLKKPLLIAQGKGLLRQPSESFSDCMTRIVRESVLRDAILCVSDFDVFFEEMEGPDREGGAVQGRLADLLAQVAEYPGQLFLLGERFRKAPGLQADRPLIELELDVPSLGEREKIWEAMAVSSGNRFDAPVLWGDLAGKFRFTPGQIREALTAAQVLADANSPLIGQKELYKACLAISEHRLADKATPIRGKYRWDDLVLPESQKAQLQSACNHVRYRHIVYGRWGYEKKLPYGKGLSMLFAGPPGTGKTMTAQIIARELQLELYKIDLSQVVSKYIGETEKNLRQVYQEARASNAILFFDECDALFGKRSEVKDSHDRYANIQSAFLLQKAEEYDGISILATNLSKHIDEAFLRRFTYIIDFPFPDAEQRERIWRSMFTPETPIGRDVDFEFLASQFDIAGGNIKNIVIAAAFLAAERGEPIGMKEIIQAARQEMHKMGKLMVAEPLTYLGY